Proteins encoded together in one Syntrophorhabdaceae bacterium window:
- a CDS encoding glyceraldehyde 3-phosphate dehydrogenase NAD-binding domain-containing protein: MAKVEILENRPPVLGINGMGRIGKLTLWHHVGRKYFKEIFINQGRGIGKGMDAVAQMIEKDSTYGNIHRFLYGIKSSRIIEIVDEKKGKLLIDGIPVTVLRESRNPGDIPWRDYGVDIVVECTGKFRDPTLSVDDKKGSIRGHLARGAKVVINSSAFKMKNKALSMPDDCVTLIYGINHHAFDKNKHPLVSAASCTTTGLAHMVKPLLNNEATSRILTASMSTVHAVTNSQSVLDSVPKDGEKDLRKTRSILNNIILTSTNAAEALSQVIPEVQNIGFMADSIRVPTNTESLIVLNVTFQATPTKDKSTPPITTKNLNNIYKKAWENDPEHLLIYSEEQNVSADLIGMDAAIVIEGQFNHTRTAFINIDLSNMTNIPEQIRNTVTSLKIPVVHAKIFGWYDNEYGSYTNRMGDLTVYIHKNIQ, from the coding sequence ATGGCTAAGGTAGAGATATTAGAAAACAGACCACCGGTCCTTGGGATAAATGGCATGGGAAGAATAGGTAAGCTAACATTATGGCATCATGTGGGCAGAAAGTATTTTAAGGAGATATTCATAAATCAGGGAAGAGGCATTGGCAAAGGCATGGATGCAGTGGCCCAGATGATAGAAAAGGATTCAACCTATGGCAATATCCACAGATTTCTATATGGTATAAAATCATCAAGAATTATAGAGATAGTAGATGAGAAAAAAGGCAAACTCCTCATAGACGGCATCCCTGTAACTGTGCTCAGAGAATCAAGAAACCCCGGGGATATACCCTGGAGGGACTACGGGGTAGACATAGTGGTAGAATGCACAGGAAAATTTAGGGACCCCACATTATCGGTAGATGATAAGAAAGGCTCTATAAGGGGTCATCTGGCCAGGGGGGCAAAGGTGGTAATCAATTCATCGGCATTCAAGATGAAAAATAAGGCACTCTCCATGCCTGACGACTGCGTTACATTGATCTACGGGATTAACCATCACGCCTTTGATAAGAATAAACACCCTTTGGTATCTGCTGCATCATGCACTACCACAGGTCTTGCACATATGGTAAAACCCCTGCTTAATAATGAGGCAACAAGCAGGATATTGACTGCATCCATGTCCACTGTCCATGCAGTGACAAACTCACAGAGTGTCCTCGACAGTGTCCCAAAGGATGGCGAGAAGGATTTGAGAAAGACAAGGAGCATCCTCAACAATATAATACTAACGTCCACCAATGCTGCAGAGGCATTAAGTCAGGTGATCCCGGAGGTGCAAAACATAGGTTTTATGGCAGATTCAATCCGTGTCCCAACAAACACAGAATCCTTGATAGTCCTTAATGTTACCTTTCAGGCAACGCCTACAAAGGATAAATCAACCCCTCCAATTACCACAAAAAACCTCAACAACATATATAAAAAGGCATGGGAGAATGATCCAGAGCACTTACTCATATATTCAGAAGAACAGAATGTGTCAGCAGACCTGATAGGCATGGATGCTGCCATTGTAATAGAAGGTCAGTTTAATCACACAAGAACAGCTTTTATAAACATTGACCTCTCCAACATGACAAATATACCGGAACAGATAAGGAATACAGTAACAAGCCTAAAGATACCCGTAGTCCATGCAAAGATATTTGGCTGGTATGATAATGAATATGGAAGCTATACAAACAGGATGGGCGACCTGACAGTATATATCCATAAAAATATTCAGTAA
- a CDS encoding molybdopterin-dependent oxidoreductase: MSRLKMMDTPIFWVEGHPGTLDRESWKIEVVGLCENPGIFNWDDIMKMKKTIAEARLTSVTRFSVKGRWGGVKISDLLREVKPSDNARFCRFWSVKKIYDTSIPMETALQEKTLLAYEFDGELLEEDYGGPVRGFCPYLWGYKSAKSVVKIELMDHYISGFWEKRGYSDDALIIPGMVRDINNGGRLKMLSLEDCI; the protein is encoded by the coding sequence ATGAGTAGGCTCAAGATGATGGATACACCAATCTTTTGGGTAGAAGGCCACCCTGGAACTCTGGATAGAGAGTCCTGGAAAATAGAGGTTGTTGGTTTGTGTGAAAATCCAGGGATTTTTAACTGGGATGACATTATGAAGATGAAAAAGACTATTGCTGAGGCGCGTTTAACAAGTGTAACGAGATTCTCTGTGAAAGGGAGATGGGGCGGTGTCAAAATATCTGATCTATTGAGGGAAGTTAAACCATCAGACAATGCAAGGTTCTGCAGGTTCTGGTCGGTTAAGAAGATTTATGATACATCTATACCCATGGAAACTGCTTTACAGGAAAAGACACTTCTTGCCTATGAATTTGATGGAGAACTCTTGGAGGAGGACTATGGAGGACCAGTAAGGGGATTCTGTCCGTATCTCTGGGGATATAAATCCGCCAAGAGCGTTGTAAAGATAGAATTGATGGACCATTATATATCAGGATTCTGGGAAAAAAGGGGTTATAGTGATGATGCCTTGATAATCCCTGGGATGGTAAGGGATATAAACAACGGGGGCAGGCTCAAGATGCTGTCTCTGGAAGACTGCATTTAA
- a CDS encoding nucleoside triphosphate pyrophosphatase yields MFHIKEGDSIILASESPRRVDILRTLGVSFSIVPPNIDERQKKDELPKDYVSRISFEKAMSVGEHFPEKWIVAADTVVVYKNRIMGKPKHEREAFRMLKTLSGKWHKVMTGFCVVNLSKGITYRDVVETKVFLREMSDDEILRYINTSEPLGKAGSYAVQGKGGCMVKEIKGSYANVVGLPICEVAETLLSLGVLS; encoded by the coding sequence ATGTTTCATATAAAAGAAGGTGATTCCATAATACTTGCCAGTGAATCCCCCAGGAGGGTGGATATATTAAGGACCCTTGGGGTCTCTTTCTCCATTGTCCCACCCAACATAGACGAGAGGCAGAAAAAGGATGAACTACCAAAAGACTATGTGTCAAGGATATCCTTTGAAAAGGCAATGAGCGTGGGCGAACACTTTCCTGAGAAATGGATTGTTGCTGCCGATACTGTAGTGGTATACAAAAACAGGATCATGGGGAAGCCAAAACATGAAAGAGAAGCATTCAGGATGCTCAAGACTTTAAGCGGCAAATGGCATAAGGTAATGACGGGATTCTGTGTTGTAAATCTCTCAAAGGGCATAACCTATAGAGATGTGGTGGAGACAAAGGTCTTTTTAAGGGAGATGTCTGATGACGAGATACTAAGGTATATCAATACATCTGAACCCCTTGGTAAGGCAGGTTCATATGCTGTCCAGGGTAAGGGCGGATGTATGGTGAAAGAGATTAAGGGTTCTTATGCAAATGTTGTTGGCCTGCCTATATGCGAAGTCGCAGAAACGCTTTTATCGCTGGGCGTGCTTTCGTGA
- a CDS encoding YggS family pyridoxal phosphate-dependent enzyme, with the protein MNNLKDSIEIVRARIREASIRAGRNEGDVLLIGVTKGVDPDKIIQAYELGIRDFGENYIQEARKKIEAFPQEATWHMIGYVQTNKIKYISRLFQWVHSVDRWEVLEALNRYGDKYGREMKVLFELNISREETKHGASPDDAKRMLENIDTLKFIVPSGLMTMAPYGENPEDVRWIFKRLRETLQELNKEFGLNMKELSMGMSSDFEIAIEEGATMVRIGTALFGERQ; encoded by the coding sequence GTGAATAATCTTAAAGATTCTATAGAAATAGTAAGGGCAAGGATAAGAGAGGCTTCTATTAGAGCAGGGAGGAACGAAGGTGATGTCCTCCTCATAGGTGTTACCAAAGGCGTAGACCCTGATAAGATTATTCAGGCGTATGAATTGGGGATCAGGGATTTTGGTGAGAATTATATCCAGGAGGCAAGAAAAAAGATAGAGGCATTTCCTCAAGAGGCCACATGGCACATGATAGGCTATGTCCAGACCAATAAGATAAAGTATATATCCAGGCTCTTTCAATGGGTTCATTCAGTAGATAGATGGGAGGTTTTGGAAGCATTAAATAGATATGGTGATAAATATGGCAGAGAAATGAAGGTTCTATTCGAGCTGAATATATCAAGAGAGGAGACAAAACACGGTGCGTCACCCGATGATGCAAAAAGGATGCTTGAAAACATAGATACATTGAAATTTATCGTTCCATCTGGGCTCATGACCATGGCTCCTTATGGTGAGAACCCTGAGGATGTGAGATGGATATTCAAACGATTGAGAGAGACTCTGCAAGAATTGAACAAAGAGTTTGGTTTAAACATGAAAGAGCTTTCTATGGGTATGTCATCTGATTTTGAGATTGCCATAGAAGAGGGTGCTACCATGGTTAGAATTGGGACAGCCTTATTTGGAGAAAGACAATGA
- the argH gene encoding argininosuccinate lyase — MKLWGGRFKDKTDPSMERFSASIHFDWLLFRQDIEGSKAHAEMLQKIGILTKEERDAIITSLEKIREDIEKGEFIFSEGLEDIHMHIESRLIEMTGDVGRKLHTGRSRNDQVSLDMRMFVKESLTHIEQNILDLLRIIIDRAEKDKDAIMPGYTHLQRAQVVTFSHYIMAYYFMLKRDRERIKYVIKNMDVLPLGSGAIAGSTIPLDREYVKERLGFNDISANSMDAVSDRDFCLDAVYSVAMIMLHLSRLSEDLIIFSTEEFSFVSLPDSLCTGSSLMPHKKNPDSLELVRGKTARVIGDLFSLFTLLKGLPMTYNRDMQEDKEPLFHALDTVKEALIIIGQCIKDLMINRRRMADAVFNSYMPAVEMTEYLVLKGIPFRDAHAIVGRMVKECENKNIPLYKMSLEEMRQFSLVFSQDVYDYIEPVNILKNRKTKGAASFDEVERLIEREKGYLNSL; from the coding sequence ATGAAACTGTGGGGTGGCAGGTTTAAGGATAAAACAGACCCATCAATGGAAAGATTCAGCGCCTCTATCCATTTTGACTGGCTTTTGTTCAGGCAAGACATAGAGGGTAGCAAGGCACATGCAGAGATGCTACAAAAAATCGGTATTCTTACTAAAGAGGAAAGGGATGCCATAATAACAAGCCTTGAAAAGATAAGAGAAGACATAGAAAAGGGAGAATTTATCTTTTCAGAAGGCCTTGAGGACATCCATATGCATATTGAGTCAAGACTTATAGAGATGACAGGCGATGTGGGCAGAAAGCTCCATACTGGCAGAAGCAGAAATGATCAGGTCTCCCTTGACATGAGGATGTTCGTAAAGGAAAGTCTTACACATATTGAACAAAACATTCTGGATTTATTAAGGATTATCATAGACAGGGCAGAAAAGGATAAAGATGCCATTATGCCGGGCTATACGCACCTCCAGAGGGCACAGGTGGTGACATTCAGCCATTATATAATGGCTTATTATTTCATGTTAAAGAGGGATAGGGAACGGATAAAATATGTTATTAAAAACATGGATGTCTTACCCCTTGGAAGCGGAGCAATAGCTGGTTCCACCATACCCCTTGACAGGGAATATGTAAAGGAGAGACTGGGATTCAATGATATATCGGCAAATAGTATGGATGCCGTATCAGACAGGGATTTCTGTCTTGATGCGGTCTACTCTGTGGCAATGATTATGCTTCATTTGAGTAGACTATCCGAAGACCTGATTATCTTTTCAACAGAGGAGTTTTCCTTTGTAAGCCTCCCTGACAGCCTCTGCACAGGCAGTAGCCTTATGCCTCACAAAAAAAATCCCGATTCATTGGAACTGGTAAGGGGAAAGACAGCCCGTGTAATTGGAGATCTATTCAGCCTTTTCACACTGTTGAAGGGATTGCCCATGACCTATAATAGGGACATGCAGGAGGACAAGGAACCACTTTTTCATGCCTTGGATACCGTGAAAGAAGCACTTATTATTATTGGGCAATGCATAAAGGATTTGATGATAAATAGAAGGCGTATGGCAGATGCTGTGTTTAACAGTTATATGCCTGCTGTTGAGATGACTGAATACCTTGTCTTAAAGGGTATACCATTCAGGGATGCCCATGCCATTGTGGGTAGGATGGTAAAGGAATGCGAAAATAAGAATATCCCTTTATACAAAATGTCCTTAGAAGAGATGAGGCAATTTTCCCTTGTGTTTTCTCAAGATGTCTATGACTATATAGAGCCTGTTAATATCCTTAAAAACAGAAAGACAAAGGGTGCTGCATCCTTTGATGAAGTGGAGAGGTTAATTGAAAGAGAAAAGGGTTATCTTAATTCTCTTTAG
- the lysA gene encoding diaminopimelate decarboxylase: protein MNFFHYREDELYCEELPIAYIAEKTKTPVYIYSYKTLKRHYEVFDGAFSGLPHMVCYSCKANSNIAIMAIFGSLGSGADIVSGGELFRASRAGIPPQKTVYSGVGKTEDEIKRAIKAGILMINIESEDELHLISKIAARMKKHVGVSIRVNPQIDPKTHPYITTGLKKNKFGIIWQDAIRLYKVIKDSRYLMPIGVSSHIGSQILELSPFIDAVRSLKEMVFHLRDMGIEIRYLDIGGGLGITYKDETAPHPEEYAEAIKEELKDAHITLILEPGRVLVGNSGILVTKVIYVKKVSEKIFVIVDGAMNDLIRPSLYDAYHEITPVFKRKSEIEKVDVVGPICESGDFFAKDRLLSRIGPGDLLAINGAGAYGFSMSSNYNSRRRAPEVLVMDDRYFVIRKRETLKDLVKGEYIPEFLRV, encoded by the coding sequence ATGAACTTTTTTCATTACAGAGAAGACGAGCTATACTGTGAGGAATTGCCCATAGCTTACATTGCCGAGAAAACAAAGACCCCTGTGTATATATACAGCTATAAGACCTTGAAAAGACACTATGAGGTATTTGATGGCGCCTTTAGCGGCTTGCCCCATATGGTCTGCTACTCCTGTAAGGCAAATTCAAATATTGCCATCATGGCAATATTTGGCAGTCTTGGCAGTGGTGCCGATATAGTCTCTGGAGGTGAGCTTTTCAGGGCATCCAGGGCAGGGATTCCACCTCAAAAAACAGTTTATTCAGGTGTTGGCAAAACAGAGGATGAAATAAAAAGAGCAATAAAAGCAGGAATACTAATGATAAATATAGAATCTGAAGATGAACTCCACCTGATTTCTAAGATTGCTGCAAGGATGAAAAAACATGTAGGCGTATCCATTAGGGTCAACCCCCAGATAGACCCCAAGACACACCCATATATAACCACTGGTTTAAAAAAGAATAAGTTTGGTATTATATGGCAGGATGCCATAAGGCTTTATAAGGTCATCAAAGATAGTAGATACCTAATGCCTATAGGTGTGTCATCTCATATAGGCTCTCAAATACTTGAGCTTTCACCATTTATAGATGCAGTTCGGTCCCTTAAGGAGATGGTATTTCATTTAAGGGATATGGGTATAGAGATAAGATACCTGGATATTGGAGGTGGCCTTGGCATAACATATAAGGATGAGACAGCACCCCATCCAGAGGAATACGCAGAGGCAATAAAGGAAGAACTTAAAGATGCCCATATAACCCTTATACTCGAGCCCGGAAGGGTTCTTGTGGGCAACAGTGGTATACTTGTCACAAAGGTGATATATGTAAAAAAGGTATCTGAAAAGATATTCGTCATAGTTGATGGAGCCATGAATGACCTTATAAGACCATCATTATACGACGCCTACCATGAGATCACCCCTGTCTTCAAAAGAAAATCAGAGATAGAAAAGGTGGATGTTGTAGGCCCGATATGTGAATCAGGTGATTTTTTTGCAAAAGACCGCTTGCTTTCCCGTATCGGACCAGGAGACCTTTTAGCCATAAACGGTGCTGGTGCATATGGTTTTTCCATGTCATCTAATTATAATTCAAGGAGGAGAGCGCCTGAGGTGCTTGTCATGGATGACCGTTATTTTGTCATAAGGAAGAGAGAGACACTGAAAGACCTTGTAAAAGGTGAGTATATTCCAGAATTTTTGAGGGTGTGA
- the dapF gene encoding diaminopimelate epimerase encodes MFDMELEFYKLNASGNDFILIDNRDGIIYKRYNDIKDFVVKICRQHLSVGADGVIFIERSDKADFKWRFFNSDGSEAEMCGNGGRCVARYAFIKGIAGNHMVFETLAGLIRAEVSSSKVKLQFTTPKDLKLDYPIKIEDREIFINSVNTGVPHAVLITDDVEYVPVDDMGRKIRHHSVFGNAGSNVNFVQVIDKDNVKIRTYERGVEGETLACGTGAVATGIILKEKGLVRSPVMIWTRGGEKITIHMDKEVYLEGESRIVFRGELNREALL; translated from the coding sequence ATGTTTGATATGGAATTAGAGTTTTATAAACTTAATGCAAGTGGTAATGATTTTATCCTAATAGACAACAGAGATGGAATTATATACAAAAGATATAATGACATCAAGGACTTTGTGGTCAAGATATGCAGACAACACCTCTCAGTAGGTGCAGATGGCGTTATATTCATAGAGAGGTCAGATAAGGCAGATTTTAAGTGGAGGTTTTTTAACTCTGATGGTTCAGAGGCAGAGATGTGCGGCAATGGTGGCAGATGTGTTGCAAGATATGCATTTATAAAGGGCATTGCAGGTAATCATATGGTCTTTGAGACCCTTGCAGGTCTTATAAGGGCAGAGGTTAGCTCAAGCAAGGTAAAGCTGCAGTTTACAACACCAAAGGACCTCAAACTTGACTACCCTATAAAAATTGAAGACAGGGAGATTTTTATAAACAGCGTAAATACAGGTGTCCCTCATGCTGTTTTGATCACCGATGATGTGGAATATGTCCCTGTAGATGATATGGGAAGAAAAATAAGACACCACAGTGTCTTTGGTAATGCCGGGTCAAATGTGAATTTTGTCCAGGTTATAGACAAGGATAATGTAAAGATTAGGACCTATGAAAGGGGTGTAGAGGGTGAAACCCTTGCATGCGGAACAGGTGCTGTTGCCACAGGGATTATATTAAAGGAAAAAGGGCTGGTGAGAAGCCCGGTGATGATCTGGACAAGAGGTGGTGAAAAGATAACAATTCATATGGATAAAGAGGTATACCTTGAAGGTGAGTCGAGGATTGTTTTCAGGGGTGAGCTAAACAGAGAGGCCCTTTTGTAA
- the dapA gene encoding 4-hydroxy-tetrahydrodipicolinate synthase codes for MELKGVYTALVTPFKDYEIDEESFKRLIDLQIKAGVDGLVPCGSTGEAATLDYDEHSRVIELTIKHVKGAIPVMAGTGSNSTKEAIELTASAKKIGADMCLLTTPYYNKPTQEGLYRHYKKIAEEVDIPLVLYNIPGRTGINMLPETIYRLSQIPNIIGIKEASGSITQVSDIYRLTKGKFIIMSGDDNLFLPMMSVGCTGVISVASNIVPERMIALYRAFLVERDIQKAMDIHTELMPLMQAMFIETNPIPVKEALSYMGITGNELRLPLCSLTQKNSAILKDILKGYGLLKD; via the coding sequence ATGGAACTAAAAGGTGTATATACAGCATTGGTAACACCATTTAAGGATTATGAGATTGATGAAGAGAGTTTTAAAAGACTCATTGACCTTCAGATAAAGGCAGGTGTAGATGGCCTTGTCCCATGTGGTTCCACAGGTGAGGCTGCCACTCTCGATTATGATGAACATTCAAGGGTCATTGAACTTACCATTAAGCATGTTAAGGGCGCCATCCCTGTAATGGCAGGGACAGGCTCTAACTCCACAAAGGAGGCAATAGAGCTCACTGCGAGTGCAAAAAAGATCGGTGCAGACATGTGTCTTTTAACAACACCCTATTATAATAAGCCAACCCAGGAAGGTCTCTATAGACACTATAAAAAGATTGCTGAAGAGGTGGATATACCTCTGGTGCTCTATAATATACCAGGCAGGACAGGGATCAACATGCTTCCTGAAACAATCTACAGACTTTCTCAGATACCTAATATCATAGGCATCAAAGAGGCATCGGGTTCGATTACCCAGGTATCTGATATATATAGATTGACCAAGGGAAAATTCATTATAATGTCCGGTGATGACAATTTATTTCTGCCTATGATGAGTGTGGGATGCACAGGCGTAATATCTGTGGCATCTAATATAGTCCCTGAAAGGATGATAGCCTTATACAGGGCTTTTCTGGTAGAAAGGGATATTCAAAAGGCAATGGATATCCACACAGAACTCATGCCCCTTATGCAGGCCATGTTCATAGAGACAAACCCGATACCAGTAAAAGAGGCTTTGTCATATATGGGGATTACGGGAAATGAATTGAGACTGCCTTTATGCTCTCTTACCCAAAAGAATAGTGCTATTTTAAAGGACATATTAAAAGGGTATGGGCTTTTAAAAGATTAG
- the dapB gene encoding 4-hydroxy-tetrahydrodipicolinate reductase encodes MIRLIITGAAGKMGKAILNIASQDKEFEIGGLVERKGHPLIGSYEPVTHNKIMDDLADVIEFCDVIIDFTEPRATMEHLRLAREYKKAIVIGTTGFSEEDSVKIRDTKDIGVVFSPNMSIGMNLMFDLVDRATRILKDNFDIEVMEMHHKWKKDAPSGTALRLKDIIEQTDNKKAWEEVYGRKGITGERKKDELAILALRGGDIVGEHTVFFAGIGERIEIIHRAYSRENFARGAIVAAKWLINKPNGVYSMKDVLGL; translated from the coding sequence ATGATAAGATTGATTATAACTGGTGCAGCAGGAAAGATGGGCAAGGCGATATTGAATATCGCCTCCCAAGACAAAGAGTTTGAGATAGGAGGCCTTGTGGAGAGAAAAGGTCATCCACTAATTGGGTCTTATGAGCCTGTTACGCATAACAAAATAATGGATGACCTGGCAGACGTAATAGAATTTTGTGATGTTATTATAGACTTTACAGAACCCAGAGCAACTATGGAGCATTTAAGGCTTGCCAGAGAATACAAAAAAGCCATTGTTATAGGGACAACAGGGTTTTCAGAAGAAGATTCAGTAAAAATAAGGGATACAAAAGACATAGGGGTTGTGTTTTCTCCTAATATGAGTATAGGGATGAACCTCATGTTTGACCTTGTTGATAGGGCAACAAGGATACTTAAAGATAATTTTGACATAGAGGTCATGGAGATGCATCATAAGTGGAAAAAGGATGCGCCCAGCGGAACAGCCTTGAGGCTTAAAGATATCATAGAACAGACCGATAATAAAAAGGCATGGGAAGAAGTATACGGCAGAAAGGGCATAACTGGTGAGAGAAAAAAAGATGAATTGGCTATCCTTGCTTTAAGGGGTGGCGATATTGTAGGCGAGCACACGGTGTTTTTTGCAGGCATAGGTGAGAGGATAGAGATAATCCACAGGGCTTATTCCCGCGAAAACTTTGCCAGAGGAGCTATCGTTGCTGCTAAATGGCTTATCAACAAGCCAAATGGTGTATACTCTATGAAGGATGTTTTAGGCCTATAA
- a CDS encoding redox-sensing transcriptional repressor Rex yields MAKYPKIPEATVRRLSSYLKCLEELESKNEKVASSSVLATICNVNSAQVRKDFAYFGEFGIRGMGYNILELKKNIKKILGIDREWRIAVVGIGNLGSALLVYKDFLKQNYRIVAAFDIDPVNVIGRISERMGRPVEILHVSRLKEVVEARNIEIGIITVPPNEAQKVANQLVEANIKGILNLSPAPVSAPENVKVRNLFFTSALDNLVYYLRN; encoded by the coding sequence ATGGCTAAATATCCAAAGATACCCGAGGCAACGGTGAGGAGATTATCCAGCTATCTGAAATGCCTCGAAGAGCTCGAATCAAAAAATGAAAAGGTTGCATCAAGCTCTGTTTTGGCAACCATCTGTAATGTAAATTCTGCCCAGGTAAGAAAGGATTTTGCCTATTTTGGTGAATTCGGAATCAGAGGAATGGGCTACAATATACTGGAACTAAAGAAAAACATAAAAAAGATACTGGGGATAGACAGAGAATGGAGGATCGCTGTGGTAGGGATCGGCAATTTAGGCAGCGCACTCCTTGTTTATAAAGATTTTTTAAAGCAAAACTATAGAATCGTTGCTGCCTTTGATATAGACCCTGTCAATGTGATTGGACGTATATCGGAGAGGATGGGCAGACCTGTGGAGATACTCCATGTAAGCAGATTAAAAGAGGTTGTTGAAGCGAGAAATATTGAGATTGGTATTATAACTGTCCCACCTAATGAAGCCCAGAAGGTTGCCAATCAATTAGTAGAAGCAAATATAAAGGGTATTTTGAATCTGTCTCCAGCACCTGTCAGTGCTCCTGAAAATGTGAAGGTGAGAAATTTATTTTTTACATCTGCCCTTGACAATCTGGTATACTATCTCAGGAATTAA
- the bioD gene encoding dethiobiotin synthase produces MMRSLFITGTDTGVGKTTISACLAAFLSIKKKLNVGVMKPFESGLSKRNKDQLPWDAICLKEASGSPDDLNMISPYTFEAPLAPEVAASLENIQIDLSMLDRIYKKMVNEHDITIIEGAGGVLVPIKRKFFYGDLIKKWACPTIIVSRLGLGTINHTLLTVGYLRTRGIKIVGVILNNNDGTGDLAAKTNPEILSAYLNCPILGIFPYKKNLLKEGMNRQHLSRVFAKHIDVETLLRDL; encoded by the coding sequence ATGATGAGATCATTATTTATAACAGGGACTGACACAGGCGTTGGCAAAACAACTATATCAGCTTGTCTTGCAGCCTTTCTTTCTATTAAGAAAAAACTCAATGTAGGGGTAATGAAGCCCTTTGAGAGCGGGCTTTCTAAAAGGAACAAGGACCAGCTCCCCTGGGATGCCATTTGCCTTAAAGAGGCATCAGGGAGCCCTGATGACCTAAACATGATAAGCCCTTATACATTTGAGGCGCCTCTTGCCCCGGAGGTGGCTGCATCCCTTGAGAATATCCAAATTGACCTCAGTATGTTGGATAGGATCTATAAAAAGATGGTAAATGAACACGATATTACTATAATAGAGGGTGCAGGCGGTGTATTGGTCCCCATTAAAAGAAAATTTTTTTACGGTGACCTTATCAAAAAATGGGCTTGTCCTACAATCATTGTATCAAGGCTTGGTTTGGGGACAATAAACCATACCTTACTCACTGTGGGATATTTGAGGACAAGGGGCATAAAGATAGTAGGAGTTATTCTTAATAACAATGACGGCACCGGTGACCTGGCTGCAAAGACAAATCCTGAGATATTATCGGCATATCTCAATTGTCCTATCCTTGGTATATTCCCGTATAAGAAGAATCTGCTCAAGGAGGGGATGAATAGGCAACATCTGTCAAGGGTCTTTGCAAAACATATAGATGTTGAAACACTTTTAAGAGACCTTTGA